One genomic window of Paenisporosarcina antarctica includes the following:
- a CDS encoding GntR family transcriptional regulator — translation MSESMEYLYPSKWIASASTGVRLACELRIRIISGTIKKGTVLSENKLAAEFEVSRSPIREALKILATENIIRLERMGAVVVGLSEQDIKEIYDVRLVIETFVYERIVKMDTTELVKELSKIREMMEVAIKYNDADEFSYQDVLFHETIIRSIDHSYILLIWNNAKPVMESLILLSMRMRLEEKSDDFARVLKNHDLYIEAINSKNRDIMIQALHQNFQDVQGKVDDLWMSQQMLTKEREQ, via the coding sequence ATGAGTGAATCAATGGAATATCTCTATCCTTCAAAATGGATTGCGAGCGCTTCTACAGGTGTTCGTTTAGCATGCGAGCTTAGAATTCGAATTATTTCAGGCACGATAAAAAAAGGTACCGTTTTATCAGAAAATAAATTAGCAGCAGAATTTGAAGTAAGTCGATCCCCTATTCGTGAAGCATTAAAAATATTGGCAACTGAAAACATTATTCGATTAGAAAGAATGGGTGCGGTTGTTGTTGGTTTATCGGAACAGGATATAAAGGAAATTTATGATGTGCGCTTAGTCATCGAAACGTTTGTTTATGAACGTATTGTGAAAATGGATACCACTGAATTAGTAAAAGAGCTAAGTAAAATACGCGAAATGATGGAAGTTGCCATTAAATATAATGATGCTGATGAATTCTCTTATCAGGATGTATTGTTTCATGAAACGATAATTCGTTCGATTGATCATTCCTATATCCTATTGATATGGAATAATGCAAAACCTGTTATGGAAAGTTTAATCCTTCTTTCTATGCGCATGCGTTTAGAAGAAAAGTCCGATGATTTTGCACGAGTTTTGAAAAATCACGATCTTTATATCGAAGCGATCAATTCAAAAAATCGAGATATCATGATCCAGGCGTTACATCAAAACTTTCAAGATGTTCAAGGAAAAGTAGATGATCTTTGGATGTCGCAACAAATGCTCACGAAAGAAAGGGAGCAATAG
- the gntK gene encoding gluconokinase has protein sequence MTNYMLGVDIGTTSTKAVLFTEKGEIIQQENIGYPLYTPDISTAEQNPEEIFQAVVQAISNIMANSQINPEKLLFISFSSAMHSVIAMDENDQPLTQCITWADNRSEGWTRKIKEELNGHEVYKRTGTPIHPMAPLSKIAWIVNDRPEIAAKAKKYIGIKEFIFKKFFDRYVVDHSLASAMGMMNLKKLDWDEEALQIAGVTPDQLSELVPTTKIFTNCSPEIAQKMGIAPQTSFVIGASDGVLSNIGVDAIGKGEVAVTIGTSGAIRTIIDHPHTDDKGRIFCYALTEKHWVIGGPVNNGGMVLRWIRDEFASSEVETAKRLGIDPYEVLTRIAERVRPGADGLLFHPYLAGERAPLWNPDVRGSFFGLTMTHKKEHMIRAALEGVIYNLYTVFLALLEVMDEPVTRIKATGGFARSDVWRQMMADIFDVEVIVPESYESSCLGACILGLYATGKVDSFDVVSDMIGTTFKHTPIESDVQEYRELLPIFINISRVLEKEYTSIAKYQRNLIKKE, from the coding sequence ATGACGAATTATATGTTAGGTGTCGATATCGGTACGACTAGTACGAAAGCTGTGTTATTTACTGAAAAAGGCGAAATAATTCAACAAGAGAATATTGGATACCCCCTGTACACACCAGATATTTCAACAGCAGAACAGAACCCAGAAGAGATATTTCAGGCTGTAGTGCAAGCTATATCAAATATAATGGCGAATTCCCAAATTAACCCAGAAAAATTGTTATTCATTTCATTTAGTAGTGCCATGCATAGTGTAATTGCGATGGATGAAAATGATCAACCACTGACGCAATGTATTACTTGGGCGGATAATCGAAGTGAAGGTTGGACTCGTAAAATAAAAGAAGAGTTAAACGGTCATGAAGTGTACAAACGGACTGGGACACCTATTCATCCCATGGCCCCATTAAGCAAGATTGCTTGGATTGTAAATGATCGACCTGAAATAGCAGCCAAAGCCAAGAAATATATAGGAATTAAAGAATTCATTTTCAAAAAGTTCTTTGATCGATATGTAGTGGACCATTCACTAGCTTCAGCAATGGGTATGATGAATCTCAAAAAACTAGATTGGGATGAAGAAGCACTGCAAATAGCGGGAGTTACACCGGATCAGTTATCCGAGCTTGTGCCGACAACTAAGATTTTCACAAATTGTAGCCCAGAAATTGCACAAAAGATGGGCATTGCTCCACAAACGTCATTTGTCATTGGGGCAAGTGATGGTGTGCTTTCTAATATAGGCGTGGATGCCATTGGTAAAGGTGAAGTAGCTGTAACAATTGGGACTAGCGGCGCTATACGAACAATCATTGACCATCCTCATACTGATGACAAGGGTCGAATATTTTGCTACGCATTAACAGAAAAACATTGGGTCATTGGTGGCCCAGTCAACAACGGTGGAATGGTACTGCGATGGATTAGAGATGAATTTGCATCGTCAGAAGTAGAAACGGCAAAAAGGCTGGGCATTGATCCGTATGAAGTGTTAACAAGAATTGCTGAACGGGTAAGGCCTGGCGCTGATGGATTATTGTTCCATCCATACCTAGCTGGTGAACGTGCTCCATTGTGGAATCCTGATGTGAGAGGCTCATTTTTTGGTTTAACGATGACCCACAAGAAGGAACATATGATTCGGGCAGCACTTGAAGGTGTCATTTACAATCTTTACACCGTATTTTTAGCCTTACTCGAAGTGATGGATGAACCGGTTACCCGAATAAAAGCAACTGGCGGATTCGCAAGATCAGATGTTTGGCGACAAATGATGGCTGATATATTTGATGTGGAAGTGATTGTTCCGGAAAGCTATGAAAGCTCCTGTCTTGGGGCTTGTATTTTAGGGCTATATGCTACCGGAAAAGTTGATTCGTTTGATGTGGTTTCTGACATGATTGGTACTACATTTAAGCACACGCCTATTGAATCCGATGTGCAAGAATACAGAGAGCTTCTACCAATATTTATTAATATATCGAGAGTATTGGAAAAAGAATATACAAGCATTGCAAAGTATCAACGAAATTTAATTAAAAAAGAATAA
- a CDS encoding coiled-coil domain-containing protein, which translates to MNTGNIKNNDPIQLQQTIIYFKAELAKYKGKVEKYKNNFDHSLIEKLEQENVHLTNDKAELSLEVYKLNKELERQTSDFKERIHLQEVQIKTSMNSINNLQKTKTDLRQMNKQLTEVIKTLKDGLNSDKYRNKKQDRQVLSLNQKLAEYKTTIEQHDSKLVELFQEANKKVYLKIEKLDISINDRIQSEEDRQYMIKEMEEKEKALEKLQHEIMNLTEQNEKYKDAITRLEKSLSEKNDGIGLFSSSSTPTIDSDMLLQLENQIKDVLGQSLDFEEKLAAKLIVINSLEHKLDQLTIEIDDIKEVRPID; encoded by the coding sequence TTGAATACTGGAAATATTAAAAATAACGATCCTATACAACTTCAACAAACGATTATTTATTTTAAGGCAGAACTAGCTAAATATAAAGGTAAAGTTGAAAAATACAAAAATAACTTTGACCATTCGTTAATAGAAAAACTTGAACAAGAAAATGTTCATTTAACGAACGATAAAGCCGAACTATCTCTAGAGGTGTATAAGTTAAATAAAGAACTTGAAAGGCAGACTAGCGATTTTAAAGAACGTATTCATTTACAGGAAGTTCAGATAAAAACGTCAATGAATTCTATTAATAACTTGCAGAAAACTAAAACTGATTTAAGACAGATGAACAAGCAGTTGACTGAAGTAATAAAAACATTAAAAGACGGGCTCAATTCTGATAAATATAGAAACAAAAAACAGGATAGACAAGTTCTTTCACTTAATCAAAAGCTTGCAGAATATAAAACTACTATAGAACAGCACGACAGCAAACTTGTTGAACTCTTTCAAGAAGCAAATAAAAAAGTGTATTTAAAGATTGAAAAATTGGATATAAGTATCAATGACCGTATCCAGTCTGAAGAAGATAGACAGTATATGATAAAAGAAATGGAAGAAAAAGAAAAAGCTTTAGAAAAGCTCCAACATGAAATAATGAATTTAACAGAACAAAATGAAAAGTACAAAGATGCCATTACACGATTAGAAAAAAGTTTGAGCGAGAAGAATGATGGTATAGGTTTATTCTCTTCATCTAGTACACCTACTATTGATTCTGACATGCTTTTGCAATTAGAAAATCAAATAAAAGATGTTTTAGGACAATCGTTGGATTTCGAAGAAAAATTGGCTGCGAAGTTAATTGTTATTAATTCTTTGGAACATAAATTAGATCAGCTTACTATAGAAATTGATGACATAAAAGAAGTCCGACCAATCGATTGA